GGCGTCGAGCCCGCCGAGAATGGCGACGAGAAGATAGAGCGCGACGGCGGCGTCGAAGCCGGAGAGGCCGAGCGCGAACCAGTCCGGCGTGAACACCGCGCCGGTGCCGAGATAATGGAACTGCACATGCCAGAGCGGATGCAGCGCGAAGCCGACGACGAGCCACCACGGCGAGCCGACGAGGCCGAGCAGGCCGAAGGAGCCGAAAATGGCGAAGCCGGTCATCTCTATGCCGAACCAGGCCTTGACATTCTCCGAGGCGAAGGCGAGCCCGACATAGAGCGCGGCCGTGGCGACGAGCGCATAGCCGAGCATGCGCCGCGAGCCGAGCTGCGGCCAGCGCGCGGAGAGCCGCGCGAGCACGACAAAGCCGGCGCCGAGGAGAGCGCCGACGGCGGCGGGGATGAGAATCGGAGTCAGCTCGTCCATTTTTGAAGCTCTTTGTCGGTTTTGCGCCGCTGGCGAGGTCTATAAGACGGCCGGGCGACGGGAACAAGCCGCGGCGCAGAGCGGCCATGGAGCTTCCGCAGCGTCGTACGCCCGAGCAGGCGATCGCGATCGCCAAAATCCGCCCGAGCGCTCTGACGCAGTCTCTGTTTCTCGAGCCTTCCGAGCCGGGCGCCGGTGAAATATCATCTTCGCGGCGGCGCGTCAGCGCGACGCTCGGCGACCGGGGAGAAGACGCTCACATGGCATGGCTCATCCTGTTTCTCGGCGGCATGTTCGAGGTCGGCTGGCTGATCACGATGAAATATACGGATGGCTTCACGCGGCTCGCGCCATCGGCCGCGACATTGGCGCTGATGGGCGCGAGCGTCGGCTGCCTCGGCATAGCGGTCAAGACCATTCCGATGGGCACGGCCTATGCGGTCTGGACCGGCACGAGCATCGCCGGCGCCGCGGTGGTCGGCATCTGCGTCTTCGGCGAATCGACGACGCCGCTGCGCCTCGTCTCGATCGCGCTCATTCTCGCCGGCGTGGTCGGGCTGCGGGTGCAGCCCAATCACGCGGGCGACCCCTCCCCCCGCGCCGGCGAAACGCGTCAAAAATAGCTCTGCAACCCGCCGCGGCGGCGCACATCCAGCGTCGCGCAATGGAAGGAGCCGCCGAAGGCCGCATAATGCATGAACGAGCAGGGAATGGGCTCCAGTCCCCATTGCTCCATCGCGCGCATGGTCTTCTTGTGATGCGGATCGACGATCACGCGCTTCTCGTCCAGCATCAGCACATTCATATTGAGCCATTTGCCGCACAGCGAAATCTTCTTCAGCAACGGATCCTCGATCGGATCGGGCTGCGGCGCGGTCAAGATCTCCCAGGATTTGAAGATCGGCGGCAGACGGTCCTTGTCGATATATTCGGGATTGACGAGCAGCTTGCCGGGACCGAGCGGCGTCGCGGTCGTGTCGATATGCATCGGCGTCGGGCAGAGGCTCTCGATCTCGTGAATGCGGTATGTCTCGCCGAGGTGGCGGCGCAGCCAATCGATGCCGAAAGCATTGGTCACATTGCTGCGCGTGACGAAGAGATCGCGCCCGCAGCGGAAGAAATCGGCGGCGTCGAACACCGGCTCGAACTCGGTCACGACATAGGAGATCGGCTCGCCCTTCTCGGGGATGCGATAATCGCGATCATAGAGCGCGTCGACGAGCTGCGGCTTCGGCGCGGAGGTCCAGCGCGCGCCGCGACGAAAATAGTCCTTGAGCAGCGGCCGATAGGAGAAGGTCTCGAAATAGCGGCACGGCCAGGCCATGGGCGTCTCGATGATCTCGTCGCCGACGACGAGCAGGCTGTCGCGCGGGCAGGAGTTGCAGAAGCCGCGCGAGGACCAGTCGGGCGTCCCGAATTTTTTGCGATAATCGACCGCCTCCGGCCGCGTCACCGCGACGCCGAGCGAAGTGAGCAGCGCGACGAAGCCATCGAGCTCGGCTCGCGCCTTCTCGATCATGAAGCGAGGATAGCGAAAGCCGCCGACGAGCGGCATGAGCCGCGCGGTGAAGCCGGGAATGACGCTGGTGACGACCGGATGGCCGGAGGGCATGACGGCGCCCTCGAGCCGCCCGACGATGATCTCCTCCAGCGGATCCCATTCATTGTGGGAATTGACGGGCGATGCGAGCGCGGCGGGGACATGCGGGCGGGCGGTCGGAACATTCACATTCATGTCGAAGCTCCCCTGCTCACGCCGCACGACGCCTGCGCCCGCCGTGCGAGGTCGCGCGCGGCGATCCGACGGATGGGATTTATATTTGATCGCGGCGGTTGGGGGTCAATGCGGGGCTGTGACGCGGGTGGTCGCCGGTCCGCGCTCTCACAGATCGGCGGCCTTCAGGACGGAAACCCAATCCTGCCGTCCTCCCAGCAGGCGATTGATCGAAACCTCGGCATTGTCCGGCCTCACCGGACGCCATGCCGCTCCCTCATGCGCAGCTTAAATGTTTCCGCGTCGAAAGGCTGCGGCGCGCCCCTCTCGATCCCCTCGGCGACAGCCGCCTGCAGCAGAGCGAGCGACGGCTCGCGCTCCTGATCCTTGCGGGTCAGATCGCGAATATAATCGCCCGCATTGCCATAGCCCGCGGCCTGACGCTCGACCCATGCCTTCATCGCATTCCTCTTGCGGCCACGCTGTCGCTACGGATCCATGAAATCCCGTCGATAATCGATAACGCTGCAACCCAGGGCGAGCGCTCTGTTTGCCAGATCGCGGTCTGCAGTGACTAAAGTCGGCGCCAAACCGCCCAGGGACAAATTACACAAATGTAAAATGATCGCATCCGTGAGACCGAGATCGGCGAATTCAGACCGGGCCGTCCCCCGAACGCTCGGAACGTGAAGTTCGCGCGTCACTTCGATGAAGTGCCTGAGCTTCCTCATAATTTCGAGTCGAGAGCGTTCGTCGATTCCCTTCACCAGATTTGACACTTCTGAGAGGACATGCGGGATGCAGACGATCTCTGCAAATTCTGAAATTATCAGCTGCAACAGATGGAGATCGTCAGCGGAATACTCGGAAAGACGCTTGTGCTTTGCAATGTAAGCGGGTGATGCTGCGCCTACAATAAGCAGCAATAAGAGATTTGTGTCAACAACAACAATGCCTCGCATGAAAACTCATTCCCTTACCGCATGGCTTTTCATCGACAAGACCGTTCCATCTTCTGCAATCGTGAGCACTTTGAAGGATCGTTTTAACGGAGAAAACGTACCCATGCTTTCTAAAACCTCTTGCGCCCGGGTTCGAGGGGTATTCCACGGGCGAGAAAATCCTA
The sequence above is a segment of the Methylosinus trichosporium OB3b genome. Coding sequences within it:
- a CDS encoding DMT family transporter — protein: MAWLILFLGGMFEVGWLITMKYTDGFTRLAPSAATLALMGASVGCLGIAVKTIPMGTAYAVWTGTSIAGAAVVGICVFGESTTPLRLVSIALILAGVVGLRVQPNHAGDPSPRAGETRQK
- a CDS encoding ribbon-helix-helix domain-containing protein, which gives rise to MKAWVERQAAGYGNAGDYIRDLTRKDQEREPSLALLQAAVAEGIERGAPQPFDAETFKLRMRERHGVR
- a CDS encoding PIN domain-containing protein produces the protein MRGIVVVDTNLLLLLIVGAASPAYIAKHKRLSEYSADDLHLLQLIISEFAEIVCIPHVLSEVSNLVKGIDERSRLEIMRKLRHFIEVTRELHVPSVRGTARSEFADLGLTDAIILHLCNLSLGGLAPTLVTADRDLANRALALGCSVIDYRRDFMDP